In Leptospira fletcheri, the genomic window AAGAACATTACGCACTTATTATATACCGCTTGGAATCGTGGGGATTAGCATCTTATCCGCCGTGGTAGTGATGAAGACGGTTCCTTTCCGGGAGAATCAGGTCATTCGTTTGACCGCATTTTTGAATCCGGACGAATTCAAGCAGGGAGCAGGGTACCAACTCAGAGCTTCGAAACCTGCCGTAGGTTCCGGTAAGCTGGTGGGAAAAGGTTTTTTGAACGCGGAGATGACGGAAGGGAAGATCCCTCACGTTCCGGAATCCAGTACGGATTTTATTTTCGCTTCTTGGGCGGAGCAGACGGGCTTTATCGGTTCCGTATTCCTTTTGTTTTTTCTGTTTTCCATTCCGCTTCGCGGACTACAGATCAGTTACGAAAGTAAGGACAGGTTCGGTTCCCTCCTTGCATCAGGGATCGTGGCCTTGCTGTTTTATCACATGGCGATCAATATCGGGATCGTGATCGGTTTGATGCCGGTGACCGGAATTCCATTGTCCTTTATGAGTTATGGCGGTTCCCACTTGATCATGTCCATGACGGCGGCGGGTATTATCCTTTCCATTAAGATGAGAAAACATGCGAACTAATTATGGAACGAGTCAAAGATTCAAGGTTTCTATTCGATCTTAAGCGCAAATTCCGATATATCCTGGAAGAGGTGGAAAAAAGCACGTTCGATCGAAATACGGAAGTTCGGGAACTCGAATCTCTTTGGGAGGAGATGTTTACGATCGCTTCCCGTAGCGATGCCCCGTATTTCCGCGCAAGACTCGTCAATCTAAAGAGACAGTTGGACGGTTTTGTCAGGAATAAGGCGTACGAAAAGAGGGAGTTCGACATCCTGTACCGCCAATTGGATAAAATCCGAAAAAACGATCTGGTGGATTTTCTGGACGAATCGATGCGGGCCAAACTGGAAAGAATCGCGGAGGCTTCTACCTTAAATCGTTCTTTAGAGCAAGCGCCGAGTATCGAAGGTTTTACCTTTTCCGGAATTCCTCTATTTCTCACGTTTCGGTGCGGTACCGTTTTCTTTATCGTGAAAAGCGGCCCGAAGAAGATCTTTCGAAACATCGACAGATCGAAAGAGAAAGTATTGTACGAAGGAAAGAAATATCCGATCTTTCCGGGGCGTTCGATTTATTTTTCCTGGGAAGAGGAGAAAAATTGGGAGTCGGAACCGGGCAATCTTTTGATGATCCGGCATAACAAAGGACTTCGATTTTTTAGATACGATTCTTTGGGAGATACGTTTCGGATTCCGGAAGATACGTTTCAGCGTCGACTGAAGAAAGTGGAAGACACGATTGGACAGGCGGGAATTCAGAAATATTTCCGGAAAGCCGGGGTTCGATATTATTATATTCCGGAAGAGGAATAGAAGTCTCTAGAAGATCGTTCCGCCGGCTCGGCGAGACGGCCCCTTCCTAAGTCTAATTTTCATGAAAATCAACTTGCTCGGCGTTTCCGGTAGTCTCCGGAAAAATTCCACGAATACGAAATTATTGAAAACGATCGGAGTGCTCGGCCGGGAACACTTTAACTTGGAAATCTTCTCCGATTTAGATCTGCTTCCTCCCTTTTCTCCGGACCGGGAAGTGGAATTGCAGAAGAGTTCGAAACATCTCGGAGATTGGCGTAACCATCTGCAAGCGGCGGACGCTCTGATTTTTGCCTGTCCCGAATACGGGCATGGGGTTCCCGGAGTTTTGAAGAACGCTTTGGATTGGGTGGTCGGCTCCGGAGAGCTTGTAGACAAACCTGTCGGGATTACGAACGCTTATGCCATCCGGTCTCGCGGAACCTTCGCCCTCCGATCTCTGGCAGAAACTCTCCGCGCGATGAATGCACATGTTGTTGAACAGAGGCCGCTTTCTCCGGAGGACGATCCAGGGATTTGGTCCAACGGAGTCCGGGAGATCTTAGAATCCCTATGCGCAGTTCCTCGGACTCGTATATAGGTGAATTTGAAATTTAGAGAAGAAGTTCTTTGGCAGGACGCGGCAACGATACGTAGGGTGCGAAGCAGTCGCGGGGACGGAAGGCTATTTGTGAGAGACAGATGGAAAGGCCGCGACCGAAGCGATAGCGCAGCCCGGAGTAGCGTGACCGGAGCGAAGCGGCGGGGCCGCCACATTCCGGAGATTTATTCCTCGTCTTCGAGTAAATTGTTCAGGCTTTCGATCAGCACTTCCACTTCTACGCCATAGCCCATGCAAACCTGTTCGATGGTTTCCAATTCGTTGATCGAGCAGTGGGAACAGCCTCCCAAATGGTAGCTGGAAAATACGAGACCTGCTTCCGGATGGAGAGCGATTGCTTCTCCCACCGTCATTTCCTTATAAAATCTTGGCTTGACCGCTTCCGACATACGGAAATTCTCCTATTAGTACGGGTTTCCTTCCAATATATAGACTCCCGGATCCTTAGTCAATACCATGTTTTTTCAGGAAACGGGCAAGTTCTATATCAGGATCGAAGAAAGATTCGAATCCTCTCATTTTTTATACAAATACTTCCAGGACGGTTCGGATGAGCCGATTCACGGGCATTCCTTTAAGGTGGAAGTCTATCTTTCCGGAAAACGGAATATCGGGGAGGATGGCATTAGTTTCGATTTTCTGACCTCCAAAAAGAGGCTGCGGGAACTGGTATCCGAGCTGGACCATATCCTGATCAACCAGCATGCCGATTTTATCCGTACGAATCCCACTTCCGAGAATATGGCCAGATGGTTCTACCATCACATCAAAGATAGCGTACACGCGTCCTCGGGAAGAGTGGATCGGATCGTGATCCATGAAGGTCCCGAGAACCTGGCTTTTTTCGAACCTTCGGAAGGTTGATCGGAAGTTTTCCGATTCGTTTAGAATTTCCCGTACGTAACCAAAAACAATAAGTGGCAGACGGCAAACGCGGAGGTGAAATAAAAACCGATGCGCAGAGGCTTTGGAAGATATTGGATTCCGCACACGATCGAATGAAAGGCCAGAAAGCCCAACGCGATGAAATTCGTCCAAAGTGCAGCCTTTACGGGAGCCGGGTCCGCACCGAAAAGTAGAATTAACGTGGTGGGCAAGAGTCCTAAAAAACTCATGAATCCGCCGGTAGCGATCCAAATCATCAAAATCAATCTGGATTGTCTTTCGTCCGGATGTTGGAACGCGGAAATCGCTCCTCCGACGATCAACTGGTGCAGAAAACCGTGGCCGGCATACAGGATACTCGCAGCTAAAAACAGGATCGTAGGAAGGTCGAAACGGATCCAAAAGTCGGGTGAGGAATGGTCCACGTCACATACTTATGATTTTCACCTTGGTTGCTCAACTAAATTCCTGTTGACCTTGTCGGGATTTTTCTCAAGCATTCAATGCCTAAGATGAATCGACCGCTTTGGCAACCGGATCCGGAGCAAATTCGGATCTCTCGAATGACCCACTTCCAATCCTTCGTGGAGGAAAAAGTCGGAAGCAAATTCGCGGACTATCGGAGTTTGCATTCCTGGTCCGTGAAAGAGTTTCCTCGCTTTTGGGAATTGCTCTGGGAGTATGCGCCCGTTCTCCATTCCAAACCGTACGAGGAAGTCTTCCACAGAGGAAGGACGTTCCGCGAATCCCGTTTTTTTCCTGGAGCAAGGTTGAACTTTGCGGAAAATCTTTTGCGAAGGAAAGACGAAGGCATTGCCATTCAATACATCGGGGAAAGCGGA contains:
- a CDS encoding NADPH-dependent FMN reductase, which produces MKINLLGVSGSLRKNSTNTKLLKTIGVLGREHFNLEIFSDLDLLPPFSPDREVELQKSSKHLGDWRNHLQAADALIFACPEYGHGVPGVLKNALDWVVGSGELVDKPVGITNAYAIRSRGTFALRSLAETLRAMNAHVVEQRPLSPEDDPGIWSNGVREILESLCAVPRTRI
- a CDS encoding DUF1858 domain-containing protein, producing MSEAVKPRFYKEMTVGEAIALHPEAGLVFSSYHLGGCSHCSINELETIEQVCMGYGVEVEVLIESLNNLLEDEE
- a CDS encoding 6-carboxytetrahydropterin synthase, whose amino-acid sequence is MFFQETGKFYIRIEERFESSHFLYKYFQDGSDEPIHGHSFKVEVYLSGKRNIGEDGISFDFLTSKKRLRELVSELDHILINQHADFIRTNPTSENMARWFYHHIKDSVHASSGRVDRIVIHEGPENLAFFEPSEG